A section of the Anaerosporomusa subterranea genome encodes:
- a CDS encoding ferredoxin domain-containing protein produces MRVKSHEMEERGALQVAELMCLAARTAPKGRGVDNLATLVVTGRDKDILSAEMRKIAKESGSQFFERDANCVDKAVAVILLGQKVSVMGVVPCGYCGYANCAENVKHKGMCAVSIGDLGIALGSAVSVAAQHRVDNRVMFSIGRAALNLEYFEEAVTIVYGIPLSVSGKSPFFDRG; encoded by the coding sequence ATGCGTGTGAAAAGTCACGAGATGGAAGAACGCGGCGCTTTACAAGTAGCGGAGCTCATGTGTTTGGCCGCTCGCACCGCACCGAAGGGGCGCGGTGTGGATAATCTGGCGACACTCGTTGTGACAGGCAGAGACAAAGATATTCTGTCTGCGGAAATGCGAAAGATTGCCAAAGAATCAGGCTCGCAGTTCTTTGAGCGTGACGCGAATTGTGTTGATAAAGCAGTAGCTGTGATACTGCTCGGACAGAAAGTTAGCGTGATGGGAGTTGTCCCTTGCGGCTATTGTGGCTATGCCAATTGTGCTGAAAATGTAAAACACAAAGGAATGTGCGCTGTTAGTATCGGCGATCTTGGCATAGCTCTCGGCTCGGCCGTTAGTGTGGCTGCGCAGCACCGGGTTGACAACCGTGTCATGTTTTCCATCGGCCGCGCCGCACTAAATCTGGAGTATTTCGAGGAAGCGGTTACTATAGTCTATGGTATTCCGCTGAGTGTAAGCGGCAAGAGTCCATTCTTTGATCGAGGCTAG
- a CDS encoding YbaB/EbfC family nucleoid-associated protein translates to MLEQFGNVMEMVKRLQQNVANMEEQLKNELIEVSGSDMVKVTLNGQQQIVALEINPKYITPESATLLQDLLITTINNGFIQSREMHKTAMDKLAGELNLPKIPGLF, encoded by the coding sequence GTGTTGGAGCAGTTCGGTAATGTAATGGAAATGGTGAAGCGGCTACAGCAAAATGTTGCGAATATGGAGGAACAGTTAAAAAATGAATTGATCGAAGTATCGGGCAGCGATATGGTAAAAGTAACGCTCAATGGGCAGCAGCAAATTGTAGCCCTTGAAATCAATCCCAAATATATTACTCCCGAGTCGGCTACTCTGCTACAAGATTTATTGATTACCACTATTAATAACGGATTCATTCAGTCACGCGAAATGCATAAAACAGCTATGGATAAGTTGGCTGGTGAATTGAATCTTCCTAAAATCCCCGGCCTGTTTTAA